One window of the Streptomyces sp. ITFR-21 genome contains the following:
- a CDS encoding aldehyde dehydrogenase (NADP(+)), whose protein sequence is MAVPVWSVDPRTGKRREEVGTEATPEEVDAAVRAAATALPALADRSVRSRLLRAAAGALEESAEAVIAAADAETALGVPRLTGELARTAFQLRAFAGVVDEGGYLEVIIDHADPAARPVPRPDLRRYKIPLGVVAVYAASNFPLAFSVPGGDTASALAAGCPVVVKAHPDHPATSALTAELLRRAAVRTGLPADTVVLLHGFTAGVELVRHPLVAAAGFTGSIPGGRALFDAATARPRPIPFYGELGSLNPVVVTEAAAAERAERIGTGLAGSFTLGSGQFCTKPGLVLVPSGAAGDRLVAALTGATRDAAPGVLLDSRMRDNFLNGAAARAALPAVTAPVGPGDADGLAVRPGYVVAQACDLAAEGAYDLLLDECFGPLTVVVRYTGQEELAAVLDRLPGNLTATAHLGAAEAAQEDGPAAVLLARLTALAGRVLVDGWPTGVAVAPAQHHGGPYPATTSTATSVGATAVDRWLRPVAYQDTPPALLPLELRDANPLGLPRRVDGVRQ, encoded by the coding sequence GTGGCAGTACCAGTCTGGAGCGTCGACCCCCGAACCGGGAAGCGGCGGGAGGAGGTCGGCACCGAGGCCACGCCCGAGGAGGTCGACGCCGCCGTCCGCGCCGCAGCCACCGCCCTCCCCGCACTCGCCGACCGCAGCGTACGCTCCCGGCTGCTGCGCGCCGCCGCCGGGGCGCTGGAGGAGTCGGCCGAAGCGGTGATCGCCGCCGCCGACGCGGAGACCGCGCTGGGGGTGCCGCGGCTGACCGGTGAGCTGGCCCGTACCGCCTTCCAGCTGCGGGCCTTCGCCGGGGTGGTGGACGAGGGCGGCTACCTGGAGGTGATCATCGACCACGCCGACCCGGCCGCCCGGCCCGTCCCGCGCCCCGACCTGCGCCGCTACAAGATCCCGCTGGGCGTCGTCGCGGTCTACGCCGCCAGCAACTTCCCGCTGGCCTTCTCGGTGCCCGGCGGCGACACCGCCAGCGCGCTGGCCGCCGGCTGCCCGGTGGTGGTCAAGGCGCACCCCGACCACCCGGCGACCTCCGCGCTCACCGCGGAACTGCTGCGGCGGGCGGCCGTCCGGACCGGTCTGCCCGCCGACACCGTCGTCCTGCTGCACGGGTTCACGGCCGGCGTCGAACTCGTCCGGCACCCGCTGGTCGCCGCGGCCGGCTTCACCGGCTCCATCCCCGGCGGCCGGGCGCTGTTTGACGCGGCCACCGCCCGCCCCCGCCCGATCCCCTTCTACGGAGAGCTGGGCAGTCTCAACCCGGTCGTCGTCACCGAGGCCGCCGCCGCCGAACGCGCGGAGCGCATCGGGACCGGGCTGGCCGGCTCCTTCACCCTCGGCAGCGGCCAGTTCTGCACCAAGCCGGGCCTCGTCCTCGTCCCCTCCGGCGCGGCCGGCGACCGGCTGGTCGCAGCGCTGACCGGCGCAACCCGGGACGCGGCCCCCGGCGTGCTGCTCGACTCCCGGATGCGCGACAACTTCCTCAACGGCGCCGCCGCCCGCGCCGCGCTGCCCGCCGTCACCGCACCGGTCGGCCCCGGCGACGCCGACGGGCTCGCGGTACGGCCCGGGTACGTCGTGGCCCAGGCGTGCGACCTGGCCGCCGAGGGCGCGTACGACCTGCTGCTCGACGAGTGCTTCGGGCCGCTGACGGTGGTCGTCCGGTACACCGGCCAGGAGGAACTGGCCGCCGTCCTCGACCGGCTGCCCGGCAACCTCACCGCCACCGCCCACCTAGGCGCGGCGGAGGCCGCGCAGGAGGACGGCCCCGCGGCGGTCCTGCTCGCCCGGCTCACCGCCCTAGCCGGCCGGGTCCTGGTCGACGGCTGGCCCACCGGCGTGGCTGTCGCGCCCGCCCAGCACCACGGCGGCCCCTACCCGGCCACCACCTCGACCGCCACCTCCGTCGGCGCCACCGCCGTCGACCGCTGGCTCCGCCCGGTCGCCTACCAGGACACCCCGCCCGCCCTCCTCCCCCTCGAACTGCGCGACGCCAACCCCTTGGGCCTCCCCCGCCGGGTCGACGGCGTCCGCCAGTAG
- a CDS encoding TerD family protein yields MNAMTPGSNVPLAVPRVTVEVTAGVRLDVSGLLLGADGKVRSDDDFVFYNQPQGAGVAYRPGGGSAPDAIVVDTAAVPAGVDKVVVTASLDGGGAFAGVTPTAVVRGDDGAEIASFAPAGLGPETALVIVEVYRRGGGWKVRAIGQGYADGLAGIATDFGVHVDEPAARPVAPPAAAVPPAYAKPPTGPAATHLPPPPTAPPAAPAAPPAAPGRINLDKGRVNLRKNETVSLVKGGKPLLSSVRMGLGWEPASGGRNIDLDASVIAYGPRRNPIATCYFGKLTVLNGAIRHHGDNLTGQGDGDDEAITVHLGGLPPEVTGLVFTVNSFSGQKFNKVKSAYCRLLDDTTGEELVRFDLTNGEARTGVLMAKMVRQFSGEWEMTALGTFVDARTARALEKPGAGAL; encoded by the coding sequence ATGAACGCTATGACGCCTGGCTCGAATGTGCCGCTCGCCGTACCCCGGGTGACTGTGGAAGTCACCGCCGGCGTGCGGCTGGATGTGTCAGGACTGCTGCTGGGTGCCGACGGGAAGGTCCGCTCGGACGACGACTTCGTCTTCTACAACCAGCCGCAGGGCGCCGGGGTGGCCTACCGCCCGGGCGGCGGCTCGGCGCCGGACGCCATCGTGGTGGACACCGCGGCGGTTCCCGCCGGGGTGGACAAGGTGGTGGTCACCGCGAGTCTGGACGGCGGCGGCGCCTTCGCCGGCGTCACCCCGACGGCGGTCGTGCGCGGTGACGACGGCGCCGAGATCGCCTCCTTCGCCCCGGCCGGCCTCGGCCCGGAGACGGCGCTGGTCATCGTCGAGGTCTACCGGCGGGGCGGCGGGTGGAAGGTCCGCGCGATCGGCCAGGGGTACGCCGACGGGCTGGCGGGCATCGCCACCGATTTCGGGGTGCACGTGGACGAGCCGGCCGCCCGCCCGGTCGCCCCGCCCGCCGCCGCCGTACCGCCGGCCTACGCCAAGCCGCCGACCGGTCCCGCCGCCACCCACCTGCCGCCGCCGCCCACCGCCCCGCCCGCCGCGCCGGCGGCGCCCCCCGCCGCCCCCGGGCGGATCAACCTGGACAAGGGCCGGGTCAACCTCCGCAAGAACGAGACGGTCTCGCTGGTCAAGGGCGGCAAGCCGCTGCTGTCCTCGGTCCGGATGGGCCTCGGCTGGGAGCCGGCCTCCGGCGGCCGGAACATCGACCTGGACGCGTCCGTGATCGCCTACGGTCCGCGGCGCAACCCCATCGCCACCTGCTACTTCGGCAAGCTGACGGTGCTGAACGGGGCGATCCGGCACCACGGGGACAACCTGACCGGCCAGGGCGACGGCGACGACGAGGCGATCACCGTGCACCTGGGCGGGCTGCCGCCGGAGGTCACCGGACTGGTCTTCACCGTCAACTCCTTCTCCGGCCAGAAGTTCAACAAGGTCAAGAGCGCCTACTGCCGGCTGCTGGACGACACCACCGGCGAGGAACTGGTCCGCTTCGACCTCACCAACGGCGAGGCGCGCACCGGGGTGCTGATGGCCAAGATGGTCAGGCAGTTCTCGGGCGAGTGGGAGATGACCGCGCTCGGCACGTTCGTGGACGCGCGGACCGCGCGGGCGCTGGAGAAGCCGGGCGCGGGCGCGCTCTGA
- a CDS encoding response regulator gives MAHTSPARGGLGAPAQAGSPTGAARIRVPRSRDPAGGDARAVPGRDGRPESVLLVEDDDGDALLAEEYLGDGPAAPRLLRARNLAEAVALLTGGPAPDGVLLDLHLPDAFGVDAVTRLLRDAPGAPVVVLAGTGIADRTGLLEQMLVAERAAADLTALQDAAARWRPDYAGPLVRHARPGAAPRLRRRAAGRRQEGT, from the coding sequence TTGGCACACACAAGCCCGGCGCGCGGCGGGCTCGGCGCCCCTGCTCAGGCCGGGTCGCCGACGGGTGCCGCGCGGATCCGGGTGCCGCGGTCGCGCGACCCCGCGGGAGGCGACGCCAGAGCCGTACCCGGCCGCGACGGCCGCCCGGAGTCGGTGCTGCTGGTCGAGGACGACGACGGCGACGCGCTGCTGGCCGAGGAGTACCTCGGCGACGGCCCCGCCGCCCCCCGGCTGCTGCGCGCCCGCAACCTCGCGGAGGCGGTGGCGCTGCTCACCGGGGGGCCCGCGCCCGACGGCGTACTGCTCGACCTGCACCTGCCCGACGCCTTCGGGGTCGACGCGGTCACCCGGCTGCTGCGGGACGCCCCGGGCGCGCCGGTGGTCGTCCTGGCCGGCACCGGTATCGCCGACCGCACCGGGCTGCTGGAGCAGATGCTGGTCGCCGAACGCGCCGCCGCCGACCTCACCGCGCTCCAGGACGCCGCGGCCCGGTGGCGCCCGGACTACGCGGGTCCGCTCGTCCGGCACGCCCGCCCGGGGGCTGCCCCGCGCCTCCGACGCCGCGCTGCTGGACGGCGGCAAGAAGGCACTTGA
- a CDS encoding class I SAM-dependent methyltransferase has product MTSHDTPQPEQPNDPDLRARRASSFGAVAAAYAEHRPDYPEAAVRWALEPALQTPDEVLDVLDLGAGTGKLTASLVALGHEVTAVEPDDGMRAELVRALPEVTALAGSAEDIPLPDASVDAVVVGQAFHWFDQERALPEIARVLRPGGALAALWNTDDTRVGWIAELGRIVGSPLPVVDWSPQRTIRAHPDYVLLEDADFPHRQRRTADSLIATVATHSHILVLEPAERAELLAKARELLDAQPETSAGGFDLRLVTRVVRCERAAD; this is encoded by the coding sequence ATGACCAGCCATGACACTCCGCAGCCGGAGCAGCCGAACGACCCCGACCTCCGCGCCCGCCGCGCCTCCTCCTTCGGCGCGGTGGCCGCCGCGTACGCCGAGCACCGGCCGGACTACCCGGAGGCGGCGGTGCGCTGGGCGCTGGAGCCGGCGCTCCAGACCCCGGACGAGGTGCTCGACGTACTCGACCTCGGCGCGGGCACCGGCAAGCTCACCGCCTCCCTGGTGGCGCTGGGGCACGAGGTGACGGCGGTGGAGCCGGACGACGGGATGCGCGCCGAACTGGTCCGCGCGCTTCCCGAGGTGACCGCGCTGGCCGGCAGCGCCGAGGACATCCCGCTGCCGGACGCCTCGGTGGACGCGGTGGTGGTGGGGCAGGCGTTCCACTGGTTCGACCAGGAGCGGGCGCTGCCGGAGATCGCCCGGGTGCTGCGGCCGGGCGGCGCGCTGGCGGCGCTGTGGAACACCGACGACACCCGGGTCGGCTGGATCGCCGAGCTCGGCCGGATCGTCGGCAGCCCATTGCCGGTCGTCGACTGGTCGCCACAGCGCACCATCAGGGCCCATCCCGACTATGTCCTGCTGGAGGACGCCGACTTCCCGCACCGGCAGCGGCGCACCGCCGACTCGCTGATCGCCACCGTGGCGACGCACTCGCACATCCTGGTGCTGGAGCCCGCCGAGCGGGCCGAACTACTGGCCAAGGCGCGGGAGTTGCTCGACGCGCAGCCGGAGACCTCGGCGGGCGGGTTCGATCTGCGGCTGGTCACCCGGGTGGTCCGCTGCGAGCGCGCCGCCGACTGA
- the dapD gene encoding 2,3,4,5-tetrahydropyridine-2,6-dicarboxylate N-succinyltransferase, with protein sequence MTDSRPGAIGIGLATLADDGTVLDTWYPAPELTSEPGPAGTVRLTAEQAADALGAAAPKALGPDPRRGVEVIAVRTAIGSTDDKPLDAHDIYLRLHLLSHRLVRPNEQNLDGIFGLLANVAWTSLGPVPVPHLEATRLAARAEGLHLAVNGIDKFPRMTDYVTPAGVRIAAADRVRLGAHLAAGTTVMHEGFCNYNAGTLGTSMIEGRISQGVVIGDGSDVGGGASIMGTLSGGGTQRVAVGERCLLGAESGLGIALGDDCVVEAGLYVTAGTRVTLPDGTIVKAVELSGADNLLFRRNSTTGKVEVLQRTGSWGGLNSVLHSHN encoded by the coding sequence ATGACTGACTCCCGCCCCGGCGCCATCGGCATCGGCCTCGCCACCCTCGCCGACGACGGCACCGTACTCGACACCTGGTACCCCGCCCCGGAACTCACCTCGGAGCCGGGCCCCGCGGGCACCGTGCGGCTGACCGCGGAGCAGGCCGCGGACGCCCTGGGCGCCGCAGCCCCGAAGGCCCTGGGTCCCGACCCGCGCCGCGGGGTCGAGGTCATCGCGGTCCGTACCGCCATCGGCTCGACCGACGACAAGCCGCTGGACGCCCACGACATCTACCTGCGCCTGCACCTGCTGAGCCACCGGCTGGTCCGCCCCAACGAGCAGAACCTCGACGGCATTTTCGGCCTGCTGGCCAACGTCGCCTGGACCTCCCTCGGCCCGGTCCCGGTGCCGCACCTCGAAGCGACCCGGCTGGCGGCCCGCGCCGAGGGCCTGCACCTGGCGGTGAACGGCATCGACAAGTTCCCCCGGATGACCGACTACGTCACCCCCGCGGGCGTCCGGATCGCCGCCGCCGACCGGGTCCGGCTCGGTGCCCACCTCGCCGCCGGCACCACCGTGATGCACGAGGGCTTCTGCAACTACAACGCCGGCACCCTGGGCACCTCGATGATCGAGGGCCGCATCTCGCAGGGCGTCGTCATCGGCGACGGCTCCGACGTGGGCGGCGGCGCCTCCATCATGGGCACCCTGTCCGGCGGCGGCACCCAGCGCGTCGCGGTCGGCGAACGCTGCCTGCTGGGCGCCGAGTCCGGCCTGGGCATCGCGCTCGGCGACGACTGCGTGGTCGAGGCCGGCCTCTACGTCACCGCGGGCACCCGCGTCACCCTCCCCGACGGCACGATCGTCAAGGCCGTCGAGCTGTCCGGCGCCGACAACCTCCTCTTCCGCCGCAACTCCACCACCGGCAAGGTGGAGGTCCTCCAGCGGACCGGTTCCTGGGGCGGCCTCAACTCCGTTCTGCACAGCCACAACTGA
- a CDS encoding HNH endonuclease family protein, whose product MPKARLLRGICATVGSVLLAATALLAGSGTAQAALPTPIAASTARSYLSAMTATAETHSSTYDRDLFPTWITISGTCNTREYVIKRDGASVVTDSSCKATSGSWTSAYDGATTTNPSTFDIDHLVPLAEAWASGAWSWTTPQRQSFANDTTRPQLIAVSASSNRSKGDDDPAEWLPRASYQCTYARAWVQVKHYYGLSVDSAEKSALTSILNAC is encoded by the coding sequence ATGCCCAAAGCCCGTCTCCTGCGCGGCATATGCGCCACCGTCGGATCCGTACTGCTGGCGGCGACCGCGCTGCTGGCCGGCAGCGGCACCGCCCAGGCCGCACTGCCCACCCCGATCGCCGCCTCCACCGCCCGCAGTTACCTTTCCGCGATGACGGCGACCGCCGAGACGCACTCCTCCACCTACGACCGCGACCTGTTCCCGACCTGGATCACCATCTCCGGCACCTGCAACACCCGCGAGTACGTGATCAAGCGCGACGGCGCGAGCGTGGTCACCGACAGCTCCTGCAAGGCGACGTCGGGCAGCTGGACCAGCGCCTACGACGGCGCGACCACCACCAACCCGTCGACCTTCGACATCGACCACCTGGTACCGCTCGCCGAGGCCTGGGCGTCCGGCGCCTGGTCCTGGACCACCCCGCAGCGCCAGTCGTTCGCCAACGACACCACCCGGCCGCAGCTGATCGCGGTGTCCGCGTCCTCCAACCGCTCCAAGGGCGACGACGACCCGGCCGAATGGCTGCCGCGCGCCTCGTACCAGTGCACCTACGCACGCGCCTGGGTGCAGGTGAAGCACTACTACGGGCTGAGCGTGGACAGCGCGGAGAAGTCGGCGCTGACCTCGATACTCAACGCCTGCTGA
- a CDS encoding response regulator encodes MTDDVEPIEVLLVEDDAGDELMTRAAFEDNKIRNSLYVVRDGEEALDFLYRRGAHIGAVRPDLILLDLNLPKYDGRQVLERIKGDPELATIPVVVLTTSSAEEDIVRSYKLHANAYVTKPVDLGQFIRAVRQIDDFFVSVVRLPGR; translated from the coding sequence ATGACCGACGACGTGGAGCCGATCGAGGTCCTGCTGGTCGAGGACGACGCCGGCGACGAGCTGATGACCAGGGCGGCGTTCGAGGACAACAAGATCCGCAACTCCCTGTACGTGGTGCGCGACGGCGAGGAGGCGCTCGACTTCCTCTACCGCCGCGGCGCCCACATCGGCGCGGTGCGGCCCGACCTGATCCTGCTGGACCTCAACCTGCCCAAGTACGACGGCCGCCAGGTGCTGGAGCGGATCAAGGGCGACCCGGAGCTGGCCACCATCCCGGTGGTGGTGCTCACCACCTCCTCCGCCGAGGAGGACATCGTGCGCAGCTACAAGCTGCACGCCAACGCGTACGTCACCAAGCCGGTCGACCTCGGCCAGTTCATCAGGGCGGTCCGGCAGATCGACGACTTCTTCGTCTCGGTGGTACGGCTGCCGGGCCGCTGA
- a CDS encoding IclR family transcriptional regulator — protein sequence MAAGEGAGSQVKSAVRTVELLEFFAGRPGMHSLAAVQESVGYPKSSLYMLLRTLVELGWIETDATGTRYGIGVRALLVGTSYIDGDEVVAAARPTLDRLSDDTSETIHLARLDGTSVVYLATRQSQHYLRPFTRVGRRLPAHSTSLGKALLATYTDEQVRKLLPATLEPLTDHTHTDREKLIGELAQIREQGYAVDREENTLGLRCFGIAIPYRTPARDAVSCSVPVARLTPGHEQMIKDTLFDARDRLLMATRRL from the coding sequence ATGGCTGCTGGCGAGGGAGCCGGTTCCCAGGTCAAGTCCGCGGTTCGCACGGTGGAACTGCTGGAGTTCTTCGCGGGCCGCCCGGGTATGCACAGCCTGGCGGCGGTCCAGGAGTCGGTCGGCTACCCCAAGTCCAGCCTCTACATGCTGCTGCGCACCCTGGTCGAGCTGGGCTGGATCGAGACCGACGCCACCGGCACCCGGTACGGCATAGGCGTGCGCGCGCTGCTGGTCGGCACCTCGTACATCGACGGCGACGAGGTGGTGGCCGCCGCCCGGCCCACCCTGGACCGGCTCTCCGACGACACCAGCGAGACCATCCACCTGGCCCGGCTGGACGGCACCAGCGTGGTCTACCTGGCCACCCGGCAGTCGCAGCACTACCTGCGCCCGTTCACCCGGGTCGGCCGCCGGCTGCCGGCGCACTCCACCTCGCTGGGCAAGGCGCTGCTGGCCACGTACACCGACGAGCAGGTGCGCAAGCTGCTGCCGGCCACGCTGGAACCGCTCACCGACCACACCCACACCGACCGCGAGAAGCTGATCGGGGAGCTGGCGCAGATCCGCGAGCAGGGGTACGCGGTGGACCGCGAGGAGAACACCCTGGGGCTGCGCTGCTTCGGGATCGCGATCCCGTACCGCACGCCGGCGCGGGACGCGGTCAGCTGCTCGGTGCCGGTGGCCCGGCTGACCCCCGGTCACGAGCAGATGATCAAGGACACCCTGTTCGACGCCCGGGACCGGCTGCTGATGGCGACCCGCCGCCTGTAG
- a CDS encoding SigE family RNA polymerase sigma factor, translating to MGTAVDVDAAAFHEFFERHYAELARLAALLTGEADAADDLAADALVVLWRHWDRVRAAEHPVAYARGVVANLARSRIRSAVRERRRIALFWSQRTERVEDPDVPAVLDLREALQRLPFGKRACVVLRLAFDLSEKDTAEALGISVGTVKSQTSRGVAELERLLAPAGPDTVPATGRPRAAGPDAARILGAPAPPGRARTRTGRGV from the coding sequence GTGGGCACAGCCGTCGATGTCGATGCCGCCGCGTTCCACGAGTTCTTCGAGCGGCACTACGCCGAACTCGCCCGCCTCGCCGCTCTGCTGACCGGCGAGGCGGACGCGGCGGACGATCTCGCGGCGGACGCGCTGGTGGTGCTGTGGCGGCACTGGGACCGGGTGCGCGCCGCCGAGCACCCGGTCGCCTACGCCCGCGGCGTGGTGGCGAACCTCGCCAGGTCCAGGATCCGCAGCGCGGTACGGGAGCGGCGGCGGATCGCGCTGTTCTGGTCGCAGCGCACCGAGCGCGTCGAGGACCCGGACGTGCCGGCCGTGCTGGACCTGCGGGAGGCGCTCCAGCGGCTGCCGTTCGGCAAGCGCGCCTGCGTGGTGCTGCGGCTCGCCTTCGACCTGTCGGAGAAGGACACCGCGGAGGCGCTGGGCATCTCGGTCGGTACCGTGAAGAGCCAGACCTCGCGCGGGGTCGCGGAGTTGGAGCGGCTGCTGGCCCCGGCCGGACCGGATACGGTTCCGGCGACGGGTCGGCCGCGGGCGGCGGGTCCGGACGCGGCTCGGATCCTGGGCGCGCCCGCTCCCCCGGGACGTGCCCGTACACGTACGGGACGGGGAGTGTGA
- a CDS encoding sensor histidine kinase, with amino-acid sequence MYAAEDSHLLADRVRSQQQLRHIEGERDMVFLAMPACFLAAALVLALLLRQIVGRPPDRLRDDALRAAGGDFEGRIVTPTGPAELPSTTGDPTLLTMVWQNLVGNAVKFRSADRPPVITVRSGTGPDGWYAFTVTDNGVGIPAEFNEKVFVVFRRLHSRDGYEGTGSGLAMCRKIIEHHGGRIMVDTSYTGGTGIRFTLPGPAPADPAPSTEGAQPE; translated from the coding sequence TTGTACGCGGCCGAGGACTCGCACCTGCTGGCCGACCGGGTGCGCAGCCAGCAGCAGTTGCGGCACATCGAGGGCGAACGGGACATGGTGTTCCTGGCGATGCCGGCCTGCTTCCTGGCGGCCGCCCTGGTCCTGGCCCTGCTGCTGCGGCAGATCGTCGGACGGCCGCCGGACCGGCTGCGGGACGACGCGCTGCGGGCCGCGGGCGGTGACTTCGAGGGCCGGATCGTCACCCCGACCGGGCCGGCCGAGCTGCCCTCGACGACCGGCGACCCGACGCTGCTCACCATGGTGTGGCAGAACCTGGTCGGCAACGCGGTCAAGTTCCGCTCCGCCGACCGCCCGCCGGTCATCACGGTGCGGAGCGGTACCGGGCCGGACGGCTGGTACGCCTTCACCGTGACCGACAACGGCGTCGGCATCCCGGCCGAGTTCAACGAGAAGGTCTTCGTGGTCTTCCGGCGGCTGCACAGCCGCGACGGGTACGAGGGGACCGGGAGCGGCCTGGCCATGTGCCGGAAGATCATCGAGCACCACGGTGGCAGAATCATGGTCGACACCTCCTACACCGGCGGTACCGGGATCCGGTTCACCCTGCCGGGCCCGGCCCCCGCGGACCCGGCCCCGAGCACCGAGGGAGCGCAGCCCGAATGA
- a CDS encoding 5-dehydro-4-deoxyglucarate dehydratase, whose protein sequence is MTAPSPALADRLDGLLFFPVTAFGPDGGLDLDAFRAHVRAGVDAGAAAVFACCGTGEFHALTPEEFGACVAAAVEETAGRVPVVAGAGYGTALALRYARLAEAAGADGLLAMPPYLVVADQDGLRRHYTALAAGTCLDVIVYQRDNAVFTPETVVELAKVPNIIGLKDGVGDLDLMQRIISAVRTDLPGRAFLYFNGLPTAELTGLAYRGIGVLLYSSAVFAFSPEIALAFHHALTTGDDTTANRLLDGFYRPLAELRNRRRGYAVSLVKAGVRLRGLAVGEVRPPLSEPSPAHLEELGGLIERGLALLGTGPGAN, encoded by the coding sequence ATGACCGCACCCTCACCCGCACTCGCCGACCGCCTCGACGGCCTGCTGTTCTTCCCCGTGACGGCCTTCGGCCCCGACGGCGGCCTCGACCTCGACGCCTTCCGCGCCCACGTCCGCGCCGGGGTCGACGCCGGGGCGGCCGCGGTCTTCGCCTGCTGCGGCACGGGTGAGTTCCACGCGCTCACCCCCGAGGAGTTCGGCGCCTGCGTCGCCGCCGCCGTCGAGGAAACGGCCGGCCGGGTGCCGGTGGTCGCCGGAGCCGGCTACGGCACCGCGCTCGCCCTGCGCTACGCCCGGCTCGCCGAGGCGGCGGGCGCCGACGGACTGCTCGCCATGCCGCCCTATCTCGTCGTCGCCGACCAGGACGGCCTGCGGCGGCACTACACGGCGCTCGCCGCCGGCACCTGCCTCGACGTCATCGTCTACCAGCGGGACAACGCCGTCTTCACCCCCGAGACCGTCGTCGAACTCGCCAAGGTGCCCAACATCATCGGCCTCAAGGACGGCGTCGGCGACCTCGACCTGATGCAGCGCATCATCAGCGCGGTCCGCACCGACCTGCCCGGACGCGCGTTCCTCTACTTCAACGGCCTGCCCACCGCCGAACTCACCGGCCTGGCCTACCGCGGCATCGGGGTCCTGCTCTACTCCTCGGCGGTCTTCGCCTTCTCGCCCGAGATCGCCCTCGCCTTCCATCACGCGCTCACCACCGGCGACGACACCACCGCCAACAGGCTGCTCGACGGCTTCTACCGGCCGCTGGCCGAGCTGCGCAACCGGCGCCGCGGCTACGCGGTCTCGCTGGTCAAGGCCGGGGTACGGCTGCGCGGCCTGGCCGTCGGCGAGGTACGCCCGCCGCTGTCGGAGCCGTCGCCCGCGCACCTGGAGGAACTGGGCGGGCTCATCGAGCGGGGCCTGGCGCTGCTGGGCACCGGCCCCGGCGCCAACTGA
- a CDS encoding NAD-dependent epimerase/dehydratase family protein, translating to MPAPRTVLLTGAAGGVGTLMRDLLPPYGYDLRLFDARPVPAGPGAQGAVTADLADRDALRAAVHGVDAILHLAGISGESTFERILRANIEGTYHLYEAAREEGVRRIVFASSNHAVGFTPRPLGGDPLIPVDTPRRPDTYYGLSKCFGEDLAQLYADRYGIDTVSVRIGACFPRPRTVRMLSVWLSPADGARLFHAALTADVTGHTVVYGSSANTRLWWDLGPARALGYRPRDDSEPFAAALVAEQGELDPADPAHANLGGAFCTDPPVRRP from the coding sequence ATGCCCGCCCCCCGTACCGTCCTGCTCACCGGCGCCGCCGGCGGCGTGGGCACCCTGATGCGCGACCTGCTGCCGCCCTACGGCTACGACCTGCGGTTGTTCGACGCCCGGCCGGTCCCCGCCGGCCCCGGCGCCCAGGGGGCGGTCACCGCCGACCTCGCCGACCGGGACGCGCTGCGCGCGGCGGTCCACGGGGTGGACGCGATCCTGCACCTGGCCGGGATCTCCGGGGAATCGACCTTCGAGCGGATCCTGCGCGCCAACATCGAGGGCACCTACCACCTCTACGAGGCCGCCCGTGAGGAGGGGGTGCGCCGGATCGTCTTCGCCTCCAGCAACCACGCGGTGGGCTTCACCCCGCGCCCGCTCGGCGGCGACCCGCTGATCCCGGTGGACACCCCGCGCCGCCCGGACACGTACTACGGCCTGTCCAAGTGCTTCGGCGAGGACCTCGCCCAGCTCTACGCCGACCGGTACGGCATCGACACCGTCTCGGTCCGGATCGGCGCCTGCTTCCCGCGGCCGAGGACGGTGCGGATGCTGTCGGTGTGGCTCAGCCCGGCCGACGGCGCCCGGCTCTTCCACGCCGCGCTCACCGCCGACGTCACCGGGCACACCGTCGTCTACGGAAGCTCGGCCAACACCCGGCTGTGGTGGGACCTCGGTCCCGCCCGGGCGCTGGGCTACCGGCCGCGGGACGACTCCGAGCCGTTCGCCGCGGCCCTCGTGGCCGAGCAGGGCGAACTGGACCCGGCCGACCCGGCGCACGCCAATCTGGGCGGGGCGTTCTGCACCGACCCGCCCGTCCGCCGGCCCTGA